The following is a genomic window from Opitutus sp. GAS368.
GCACCATCGATGAGGCATGGAAGGAGCCCTATTATCAGAAGACGCTCGCCGACCAGGCCCGCATCGCCTTGGCCCTGTTCGATGCCGCGGACGCGGGCAAAGACGAAACGCTGCGCGCCGCCGCCATCGGCGCGCTCGACTTCGCTCTCACGAAACTGCGTTATCCCGATGGCACCTTCGCGGCAGCGCTCGACGGCACACTCGAAGAGACCGCCGATCCGGCGAAACGGCCCAACTTCGTGCGCGTCGGCTGGGCGAGCACCGGGGCGCAAGGTCTGTTGATCGCGGCTTTGCAGCGTTCGGCCGAAAAACGCCTGGCGGCCATCGCGGTGCAACTGGCCGCCAGGCTGCCCGCGCCGCGGACCGCCGCAGACTACGCGGCCACCGCGCTGGCCTACCGGTCGCTCAAGGACAACGGAAAGGCCGACCACTTTTTGGCCCGGGGCAACGAACTCTTTTTCGACCCTGCCACCGGAATATACATGGCCACACCCGCGAAACTCCCGTCTGGCATTGCCCTCCGCGTGCCTGCCATCGGCGACCCGCTCTCGCCTGAAACCCTTGCCCTGCTGGCCGGCACCGACGCCGGCACCGCCACCCTGCTGCGTCGCGCCCTGCTCGCGGCGATCGAATACGACGAGCAGCCCCCCGGCGAGGTGCTGCTCGGTTTGGCCGCCGCACCATGATTCCATACCGCAAAAGCGGGAAACATGGCGGGGCTGATGCGGCTCTCCTTCAGCCGCTCGCGCAGATCGCCCGGCAGCAGGCCTGGCGCCAATCCGTTTAATCTCTCTGGGGCTAATTCCCCGAAGCTTGCTTCGGCTTGGATGGAGGCGGAGCTATCAGCCCCGCGTTTGGAGGAGAATGGCGGCGCAGGCCTCGCAGGACTGATAGTCCTGCCTCCAGTTCTGCAATGCCGCGGGGCTTGCCCCGCGGATCTTCATCTCCGACTACAAAAGTCAGCGGAAACTCCGGGAATAGTCCGTTCGCCCGAAGGTTGGCCCGGTGACCGAGGAAGAAGAAGATTACGGGACCGCGGTGGTGGACTTGACCTTGCGGGATCCTCGCCGTACAAGGAGGGCATGAACTCCGTGGTGCCACCCCGCACGGCGCCGACGCTGCTCGCGGTTGCGAAACGCGCGGGGGTCTCCGCTTCCACTGCGTCCCGCTGCCTGAGCGGCGCGGCGAAGGTGGCGAAATCCACGCAGATCCGCGTTGACGCGGCGGCGGCGGCCCTTGGCTACCACCACAATTCCCTCGTCGGCCAGGTCATGCGGGCCACGCGCCGGGGGGTCGTGCAGAATTATCTCGGGACCCTGGCCTTCGTGACGCCGGTGGCGGATTCGCACGAATGGCGGGAAACACCCACCCTCGCCAGCAACTGGGAAGCGGCCCGCCAGCGCGCGGAATCGTTCGGCTTCGGGATCACCGAGTTCACCCTTTGCTCCAATGGCATGACCGGGCGGCGCCTCGGGGAGATTCTCACCGCGCGCGGCATCTCCGGCGTCCTCCTGGCGGCCTTCCCGGTGGAGCCGCACGAGATCACGCTGCCGTGGGACGACTTTGCCATTGTCCAGGTCGGCCATCGCATCGCCTCGCCGCGACTCGACTGCGTGCTGAGCGATCACACCGAGGCGGTGATCATGGCCGCCCGCACGATCACGGAATGCGGCTGCACCCGCATTGGTCTCGCCATCGAGAAATACCAGGACGAGATCACCGGCGGCCGGTGGTCCCTCGGTTATGCCGGGCTGC
Proteins encoded in this region:
- a CDS encoding LacI family DNA-binding transcriptional regulator, with protein sequence MNSVVPPRTAPTLLAVAKRAGVSASTASRCLSGAAKVAKSTQIRVDAAAAALGYHHNSLVGQVMRATRRGVVQNYLGTLAFVTPVADSHEWRETPTLASNWEAARQRAESFGFGITEFTLCSNGMTGRRLGEILTARGISGVLLAAFPVEPHEITLPWDDFAIVQVGHRIASPRLDCVLSDHTEAVIMAARTITECGCTRIGLAIEKYQDEITGGRWSLGYAGLRAAFPSLAAIPPFLPAEMNPDQFLKWVDQHEVDCVLTLSTFRNQPNHMDAWLTRPGRTVPQDISLVSLDVTRVHADWSGVQQHAEEIGRAAVDLLFSKLQAGERGIPQLPRTLQVHGHWHDGQTLRRPRQAGEKLRVES